Proteins encoded within one genomic window of Streptomyces sp. NBC_01314:
- a CDS encoding phosphatase PAP2 family protein codes for MTGRSGPAVLPPSLRAWLGLMAALAALVVVVVGVLYAGDSEPGRVDARIWAVVDGAGPPWRHVALATDFLGEPVGAATLVVAAVTGCLLLRCPRAAVLVVAGTATTVGTATLLKSLVGRTIHGEDNLSYPSGHTAFLTALALVVALFATGRLGLGRTAGALLVLAAALVAGGAMGWAQVALGAHYPTDVLGGWCTALAVIPATAWLVDRTADRLVDRMADAGRPA; via the coding sequence GTGACCGGCCGGTCGGGGCCCGCGGTGCTGCCTCCGTCGCTGCGTGCGTGGCTCGGGCTGATGGCGGCCCTCGCCGCCCTGGTGGTCGTCGTGGTCGGGGTCCTGTACGCCGGCGACAGCGAGCCCGGCAGGGTGGACGCGCGGATCTGGGCGGTAGTGGACGGTGCGGGGCCGCCGTGGCGGCACGTCGCTCTGGCCACGGACTTCCTGGGGGAGCCCGTGGGAGCGGCGACGCTGGTCGTGGCCGCCGTGACGGGCTGCCTGCTGCTTCGCTGTCCTCGCGCGGCGGTGCTGGTCGTCGCCGGCACCGCCACGACCGTGGGGACGGCGACGCTGCTCAAGTCCCTGGTGGGACGCACCATCCACGGCGAAGACAACCTGTCCTACCCGAGCGGCCACACCGCCTTCCTCACCGCGCTCGCCCTCGTGGTGGCGCTGTTCGCGACCGGCCGACTCGGCCTCGGCAGGACGGCCGGCGCACTACTCGTGCTCGCCGCGGCGCTGGTCGCGGGCGGGGCCATGGGCTGGGCACAGGTCGCCCTCGGCGCGCACTACCCGACCGACGTCCTCGGCGGCTGGTGCACCGCGCTGGCGGTGATACCGGCGACCGCGTGGCTGGTCGACCGGACGGCTGACCGGCTGGTCGACCGGATGGCCGACGCCGGTCGGCCGGCCTGA
- a CDS encoding glutamate-1-semialdehyde 2,1-aminomutase: MDTEPTEEFLLPRSRTANERLHALIPGGAHTYAKGDDQYPENLAPVISHGRGAHVWDIDGNRYVEYGSGLRSVSLGHAHPRVIEAVRRELDRGSNFVRPSIVEVEAAERFLATVPTAEMVKFAKNGSDATTAAVRLARAATGRPRVAICADHPFFSTDDWFIGTTPMSAGIPAATDELTVAFPYGDLAATEELLTRYQDEVACLILEPATHTEPPPGYLAGLRELADRHGCVLVFDEMITGFRWSEAGAQGLYGVAPDLSTFGKALGNGCAVSALAGRRDLMELGGLRHSGDRVFLLSTTHGAETHSLAAAMAVQTIYVEEGVTARLHALGERLAAGVRDAAAGMGVGDHIVVRGRASNLVFATLDENGQPSQEYRTLFLRRLLAGGVLAPSFVVSSALSEADIDHTVDVVAQACAVYRKALDAADPTPWLAGRPVKPVFRRLA; this comes from the coding sequence GTGGACACCGAACCCACCGAAGAGTTCCTCCTGCCCCGGTCGCGGACGGCGAACGAACGGCTGCACGCCCTGATCCCCGGGGGCGCGCACACCTACGCCAAGGGCGACGACCAGTACCCCGAGAACCTGGCCCCGGTCATCAGCCACGGCCGCGGTGCCCACGTGTGGGACATCGACGGCAACCGCTACGTCGAGTACGGCTCCGGGCTGCGGTCGGTCAGCCTCGGCCACGCCCACCCACGCGTGATCGAGGCGGTGCGACGGGAACTCGACCGCGGCAGCAACTTCGTCCGGCCGTCCATCGTGGAGGTCGAAGCGGCGGAACGCTTCCTGGCCACGGTGCCGACCGCCGAGATGGTGAAGTTCGCGAAGAACGGCTCCGACGCCACCACCGCCGCGGTGCGCCTCGCCCGCGCCGCCACCGGGCGCCCACGGGTGGCCATCTGCGCCGACCACCCGTTCTTCTCCACCGACGACTGGTTCATCGGCACCACGCCGATGTCCGCCGGCATTCCGGCGGCGACCGACGAACTGACCGTGGCGTTCCCTTACGGGGACCTGGCCGCCACGGAGGAGTTGCTCACCCGGTACCAGGACGAGGTCGCCTGCCTGATCCTCGAACCCGCAACCCACACCGAGCCTCCGCCCGGGTACCTCGCCGGCCTGCGCGAGCTGGCCGACCGGCACGGCTGCGTCCTGGTGTTCGACGAAATGATCACCGGTTTCCGCTGGTCCGAGGCGGGCGCCCAGGGCCTGTACGGCGTCGCCCCCGACCTTTCCACGTTCGGCAAGGCGCTGGGCAACGGATGCGCCGTCTCCGCGCTGGCCGGGCGCCGCGATCTGATGGAGCTGGGCGGGCTGCGCCACTCCGGCGACCGGGTGTTCCTGCTGTCCACCACGCACGGTGCGGAGACGCACTCCCTGGCAGCGGCGATGGCCGTGCAGACCATCTATGTCGAAGAGGGCGTCACGGCGCGGCTGCACGCCCTCGGCGAGCGGTTGGCCGCCGGTGTCCGCGACGCAGCTGCCGGCATGGGCGTCGGCGACCACATCGTCGTCCGGGGCCGGGCCAGCAACCTGGTCTTCGCCACCCTCGACGAGAACGGGCAGCCGTCGCAGGAGTACCGCACCCTGTTCCTGCGCCGGCTCCTCGCGGGCGGGGTGCTGGCCCCGTCGTTCGTGGTGAGCAGCGCACTCAGCGAAGCCGACATCGATCACACCGTCGACGTGGTGGCCCAGGCATGTGCGGTGTACCGGAAGGCACTGGACGCCGCCGACCCCACCCCTTGGCTGGCCGGTCGACCGGTGAAGCCCGTATTCCGCCGCTTGGCCTGA
- the rfbC gene encoding dTDP-4-dehydrorhamnose 3,5-epimerase: protein MKATEVPAIAGAYLFEPTAYADERGFFCRTFDADVVRSVGLDPDAFVQDSLSRSVQGVLRGLHLRSGAGEAKLVRCSYGKIFDVVVDLRTDSPTYRNRAFYELSDATQMTLYIPAGCAHGFQALTETADTSYRIDRPHDPAEDVTIAFDDPELAIPWPLPVTSMSQRDREAPSLAEVLKHRES, encoded by the coding sequence GTGAAAGCCACCGAAGTCCCGGCGATCGCCGGCGCCTACCTCTTCGAACCGACGGCGTACGCCGACGAGCGCGGCTTCTTCTGCCGCACATTCGACGCCGATGTGGTCCGCTCGGTCGGCCTCGACCCGGACGCCTTCGTCCAGGACAGCCTGTCCCGCTCGGTCCAGGGCGTGCTGCGCGGCCTGCATCTGCGCTCCGGCGCCGGCGAGGCCAAGCTGGTGCGGTGCTCGTACGGAAAGATCTTCGACGTCGTCGTGGATCTGCGGACGGACTCGCCGACCTATCGCAACCGGGCCTTCTACGAACTGTCCGACGCGACGCAGATGACCCTGTACATCCCGGCGGGGTGCGCGCACGGCTTCCAGGCGCTGACCGAGACCGCCGACACCTCGTACCGGATCGACCGCCCGCACGATCCCGCCGAGGACGTGACGATCGCCTTCGACGACCCGGAGCTCGCCATTCCCTGGCCGCTGCCGGTCACATCGATGTCCCAGCGGGACCGGGAGGCGCCGAGCCTCGCCGAAGTCCTGAAGCACCGAGAGAGTTGA
- a CDS encoding polysaccharide pyruvyl transferase family protein — protein MTPANGTPARVGVFGLLGSGNLGNDGSLEAVLGYLRAEHPEAVVDALCGGPEVVTARYGIPATRLHWYRGEYRTASRAGAIAGKALGKLVDAFRTAAWIHRHEVVIVPGMGVLEATLPLRPWGFPYALFLLCASGRLFGTRVALVGVGAAAIGNRPTRTLVRWSARLAAYRSYRDTLSRDAMRAMGVDTARDEVYPDLAFALPAPPSSAPSGPPGLVCVGVMDFHGGDDDRARAEEIHRRYLDGTTRFVRALVEDGRPVQLLTGDECDAPVVAAIIDAVDSPLVTAAEAASLADLMRETAAADTVVATRYHNLVCALRVGTPTLALSYAAKSDALMARMGLDAYCHSAREVDADRLYEQFQALEKRSAELRRTLTERNQVATRQLEHQFTALTAALFPATGHAHTHARQETP, from the coding sequence ATGACGCCTGCGAACGGAACTCCGGCGCGCGTCGGGGTCTTCGGCCTGCTCGGCTCCGGCAACCTCGGCAACGACGGGTCGTTGGAGGCCGTGCTCGGGTACCTCCGCGCCGAGCACCCGGAGGCGGTCGTGGACGCGCTGTGCGGCGGACCCGAGGTCGTCACGGCCCGGTACGGGATCCCCGCGACACGGCTGCACTGGTACCGCGGGGAGTACCGGACCGCGTCACGTGCGGGCGCGATCGCGGGGAAGGCGCTGGGCAAACTCGTGGACGCCTTCCGCACCGCTGCCTGGATACACCGGCACGAGGTGGTGATCGTGCCGGGCATGGGCGTCCTGGAGGCCACGCTGCCGCTGCGGCCGTGGGGCTTCCCGTACGCGCTGTTCCTGCTCTGCGCGAGCGGCCGGCTGTTCGGCACCCGGGTCGCGCTGGTCGGCGTCGGCGCCGCCGCGATCGGCAACCGGCCGACCCGGACCCTGGTGCGCTGGTCGGCGCGGCTGGCCGCGTACCGCTCGTACCGGGACACCCTGTCCCGCGACGCGATGCGGGCGATGGGCGTGGACACCGCGCGCGACGAGGTCTACCCGGACCTCGCGTTCGCGCTCCCGGCGCCGCCGTCGAGCGCGCCCTCGGGCCCGCCGGGCCTGGTCTGCGTCGGTGTCATGGACTTCCACGGCGGCGACGACGACCGTGCCCGGGCCGAGGAGATCCACCGGCGCTACCTCGACGGGACGACCCGCTTCGTCCGCGCGCTGGTCGAGGACGGCAGGCCGGTCCAGCTGCTCACCGGTGACGAGTGCGATGCGCCGGTGGTCGCCGCGATCATCGACGCGGTGGACTCGCCGCTGGTCACCGCCGCCGAGGCGGCCTCGCTGGCCGACCTGATGAGGGAGACGGCGGCTGCCGACACCGTGGTGGCGACCCGGTACCACAACCTGGTCTGCGCGCTGAGGGTCGGCACGCCGACGCTCGCACTCAGCTATGCGGCGAAGAGCGACGCGCTCATGGCTCGGATGGGGCTGGACGCGTACTGCCACTCTGCTCGCGAGGTCGACGCCGACCGGCTGTACGAGCAGTTCCAGGCGCTGGAGAAGAGATCGGCGGAGCTGCGGCGGACCCTCACCGAGCGGAACCAGGTCGCCACCCGGCAACTCGAGCACCAGTTCACCGCCTTGACCGCGGCTCTGTTCCCGGCGACCGGCCACGCCCACACCCATGCTCGGCAGGAGACCCCGTGA
- a CDS encoding glycosyltransferase family 2 protein produces MTAQPRLSLGLPVYNGEEYLAESLDALLGQTYEDFELVISDNASTDGTRDICRRYAAKDSRIRYLRLPRNIGAAPNHNHVFTECRGELFKWASHDDLYARDLLLRCVQALDERPDVILAHSGQAVIDGDGKVKVPYEYGLATDSPHAPERFRSLLFEPGGDDFYGVMRADVLRRVKPHDSYHHADRTFVAEITLHGPFHQVPELLYFRRDHPSRAERANPSKRSRCVNLDPRRAGPLHPTPRLLAEYVWGFASAIRRAPLSPADRRACYRHLAAWMTSRVRPGAGERVEDRAPVDPDGLTVSVDDLVAGREGRQA; encoded by the coding sequence ATGACCGCGCAACCCAGGCTGAGCCTCGGCCTGCCCGTGTACAACGGCGAGGAGTACCTGGCCGAGTCGCTCGACGCCCTGCTCGGCCAGACCTACGAGGACTTCGAGCTGGTGATCTCCGACAACGCCTCGACCGACGGGACCCGGGACATCTGCCGCCGGTACGCCGCGAAGGACTCGCGCATCCGGTACCTCCGGCTGCCCCGGAACATCGGCGCCGCGCCGAACCACAACCATGTGTTCACCGAGTGCCGCGGCGAGCTGTTCAAGTGGGCCTCGCACGACGACCTGTACGCCCGGGACCTGCTGCTGCGCTGCGTCCAGGCGCTGGACGAGCGGCCGGACGTGATCCTCGCGCACAGCGGCCAGGCGGTCATCGACGGCGACGGCAAGGTGAAGGTCCCGTACGAGTACGGGCTCGCCACCGACTCACCGCACGCGCCGGAGCGCTTCCGCAGCCTGCTGTTCGAGCCCGGCGGCGACGACTTCTACGGGGTGATGCGGGCCGACGTGCTCCGCCGGGTGAAGCCGCACGACAGCTACCACCACGCGGACCGCACGTTCGTCGCCGAGATCACCCTGCACGGGCCCTTCCACCAGGTGCCGGAGCTGCTGTACTTCCGCCGCGACCACCCCAGCCGCGCCGAGCGGGCGAACCCGTCCAAGCGCTCCCGCTGCGTCAACCTGGACCCACGCCGGGCAGGCCCGCTGCACCCGACGCCCCGGCTGCTCGCCGAGTACGTGTGGGGCTTCGCCTCGGCGATCCGGCGGGCGCCGCTGTCCCCGGCCGACCGGCGTGCCTGCTACCGCCACCTGGCCGCGTGGATGACCAGCCGCGTCCGGCCGGGCGCCGGCGAGCGGGTCGAGGACCGCGCCCCGGTCGACCCGGACGGGCTCACCGTCTCCGTCGACGACCTTGTCGCCGGCCGTGAGGGGAGGCAGGCATGA
- a CDS encoding DUF4910 domain-containing protein, whose amino-acid sequence MAPMTAAGEEMHTLVERLYPLCRSITGDGVRATLEIVDEYVPLRVHEVPTGTQVLDWTVPQEWNIRDAYIADSAGNRVVDFAASSLHVLGYSVPVSATMPLSELRGHLHTLPDHPSWVPYRTSYYKPEWGFCLAQKTLDALPDGEYEVLIDSTLADGHLTYAEHVVPGQVADEVIVSCHVCHPSLANDNLAGIAVATFLARALAERTPYYTYRFIFAPGTIGAITWLARNAERIERVKHGLVLACAGDSGRLTYKQSRHGDAEIDRVMRHVLAASERPHHVNEFTPYGYDERQYCSPGFDLGVGSLSRTPYAGYPEYHTSADNPDFVSPEAMADTLAVCREAFAVLDRNRRYVNLSPYGEPQLGRRGLYDALGGRSDTKQAQMAMLWVLSLSDGEHGLLDVAERSGLPFDTVVAAADALHGAGLIKV is encoded by the coding sequence GTGGCGCCGATGACCGCGGCCGGCGAGGAGATGCACACACTGGTGGAGCGGTTGTACCCGCTGTGCCGGAGCATCACCGGCGACGGTGTGCGCGCCACCCTGGAGATCGTCGACGAGTACGTCCCGCTGCGGGTGCACGAGGTGCCGACCGGAACCCAGGTGCTCGACTGGACGGTGCCGCAGGAGTGGAACATCCGGGACGCGTACATCGCCGACAGCGCCGGCAACCGGGTCGTCGACTTCGCCGCGTCCAGCCTGCACGTGCTCGGCTACAGCGTGCCGGTGTCGGCGACGATGCCGCTGTCCGAGCTGCGTGGGCATCTGCACACCCTGCCGGACCACCCGTCCTGGGTGCCGTACCGCACCAGCTACTACAAGCCGGAATGGGGGTTCTGCCTGGCTCAGAAGACCTTGGACGCGCTGCCGGACGGCGAGTACGAGGTGCTCATCGACTCCACTCTCGCCGACGGGCACCTCACCTACGCCGAGCACGTGGTCCCCGGGCAGGTCGCCGACGAGGTGATCGTCTCCTGCCACGTCTGCCACCCGTCCCTGGCCAACGACAACCTGGCCGGCATCGCGGTGGCGACGTTCCTCGCCCGGGCGCTGGCGGAGCGGACGCCGTACTACACCTACCGGTTCATCTTCGCGCCCGGCACCATCGGGGCGATCACCTGGCTGGCCCGCAACGCGGAGCGGATCGAGCGGGTCAAGCACGGCCTGGTGCTGGCCTGCGCCGGGGACTCGGGCCGACTGACGTACAAGCAGAGCAGGCACGGCGACGCGGAGATCGACCGGGTGATGCGGCACGTGCTGGCCGCCTCCGAACGCCCGCACCACGTCAACGAGTTCACACCGTACGGCTACGACGAGCGGCAGTACTGCTCGCCCGGGTTCGATCTCGGTGTGGGCTCGCTCAGCCGGACCCCGTACGCCGGCTACCCCGAGTACCACACCTCGGCGGACAACCCGGACTTCGTCTCCCCGGAGGCGATGGCGGACACGCTCGCCGTCTGCCGCGAAGCGTTCGCCGTCCTCGACCGCAACCGGCGGTACGTCAACCTCAGCCCCTACGGCGAACCGCAGCTGGGCCGACGCGGCCTGTACGACGCGCTCGGCGGCCGCAGCGACACCAAGCAGGCCCAGATGGCCATGCTCTGGGTGCTCAGCCTCTCCGACGGCGAGCACGGTCTGCTGGACGTCGCCGAGCGGTCCGGGCTGCCCTTCGACACCGTCGTCGCCGCGGCCGACGCCCTGCACGGCGCCGGGCTGATCAAGGTATGA
- a CDS encoding NAD-dependent epimerase/dehydratase family protein, with protein sequence MRVLLTGHQGYLGTVMAPVLAAAGHEVVGLDAGLFADCVLGPQPADPPGPRVDLRDVTAEHVAGVDAVIHLAALSNDPLGSLAPELTYDINHHASVRLARLARDAGVRRFLYASTCSVYGAAGGTDLVAEDAPLRPVTPYAESKVRVEDDLHALADGDFSPVYMRNATAFGFSPRLRADIVLNNLVGHALLSGEVLVLSDGTPWRPLVHAADIARAFTAALTAPREAVHDLAFNIGSETNNVTVAEIAEQVAEAVSGAKVRITGENGADPRSYRVDFARFRAAIPGFDCEWTVKQGALELADAYRKFGLTTEDFERRFTRLAVLRAASEAGAVDDTLRWRR encoded by the coding sequence TTGCGCGTACTGCTGACCGGACATCAGGGCTACCTGGGCACCGTGATGGCCCCGGTACTCGCGGCCGCCGGGCACGAGGTCGTCGGTCTTGACGCCGGCCTGTTCGCCGACTGTGTGCTGGGCCCGCAGCCCGCGGACCCGCCGGGGCCGCGGGTGGACCTGCGCGACGTCACGGCCGAGCACGTGGCCGGGGTGGACGCCGTGATCCACCTGGCAGCCCTGTCCAACGACCCGCTGGGATCGCTGGCGCCGGAGCTCACCTACGACATCAACCACCACGCGTCCGTACGCCTGGCCCGGCTGGCCCGCGACGCCGGAGTGCGGCGCTTCCTGTACGCGTCGACGTGCTCGGTCTACGGTGCCGCCGGCGGCACCGACCTGGTGGCCGAGGACGCCCCGCTGCGCCCGGTGACGCCGTACGCGGAGTCGAAGGTGCGGGTGGAGGACGACCTGCACGCGCTCGCCGACGGCGACTTCAGCCCGGTGTACATGCGCAACGCCACCGCCTTCGGCTTCTCCCCCCGGCTGCGCGCCGACATCGTGCTGAACAACCTGGTGGGCCACGCACTCCTGTCCGGCGAGGTCCTTGTGCTCTCCGACGGCACCCCCTGGCGCCCGCTGGTCCACGCCGCCGACATCGCACGGGCCTTCACGGCCGCGCTGACCGCGCCGCGCGAAGCGGTGCACGACCTGGCGTTCAACATCGGCAGCGAGACCAACAACGTCACGGTCGCCGAGATCGCCGAGCAGGTCGCCGAGGCGGTGTCCGGGGCGAAGGTGAGGATCACCGGGGAGAACGGTGCCGATCCGCGGTCGTACCGGGTGGACTTCGCCCGGTTCCGTGCCGCGATCCCCGGCTTCGACTGTGAGTGGACGGTCAAGCAGGGCGCGCTCGAACTCGCCGACGCCTACCGGAAGTTCGGGCTGACCACGGAGGACTTCGAGCGGCGCTTCACCCGCCTCGCCGTGCTGCGCGCGGCATCCGAGGCCGGCGCCGTCGACGACACCCTGCGGTGGCGCCGATGA
- a CDS encoding PIG-L deacetylase family protein, which translates to MIRLGAGRLDRIVAVGAHCDDIAIGAGGTLLTLCLARPGVRVDALVLSGGGGEREQEEQAALAAFCPGADLRLTVHKLPDGRLPAHWEEAKAAVEELRGQTEPDLVLAPRTEDAHQDHRGLAKLIPTAFRDHLVLGYEIVKWDGDLGRPTAYQPLSPEIAERKVRLLQEHYPSQRHRPWYDREAFLGLARIRGIECHARYAEAFAVTKLTLDLGE; encoded by the coding sequence GTGATCCGGCTCGGGGCCGGGCGCCTGGACCGGATCGTCGCGGTGGGCGCGCACTGCGACGACATCGCCATCGGCGCCGGCGGCACCCTGCTGACGCTGTGCCTCGCGCGGCCGGGTGTCCGGGTCGACGCGCTGGTGCTCTCCGGCGGTGGCGGCGAGCGGGAGCAGGAGGAACAGGCCGCGCTCGCCGCCTTCTGCCCGGGGGCCGACCTGCGGCTGACCGTGCACAAGCTGCCGGACGGCAGGCTGCCCGCGCACTGGGAGGAGGCCAAGGCGGCGGTCGAGGAACTGCGCGGGCAGACCGAGCCGGATCTCGTGCTGGCCCCGCGCACCGAGGACGCGCACCAGGATCACCGCGGCCTGGCGAAGCTGATACCCACCGCGTTCCGTGACCACCTCGTGCTCGGCTACGAGATCGTCAAGTGGGACGGCGATCTCGGCCGCCCGACGGCCTACCAGCCGCTGTCGCCGGAGATCGCCGAACGGAAGGTGCGGCTGTTGCAGGAGCACTACCCCTCGCAACGGCACCGGCCCTGGTACGACCGGGAGGCCTTCCTCGGGCTGGCCCGGATCCGCGGCATCGAATGCCACGCGCGCTACGCCGAGGCGTTCGCCGTCACCAAACTCACTCTCGACCTGGGGGAATGA
- a CDS encoding glucose-1-phosphate cytidylyltransferase: MKVVLFCGGYGLRMRSGASDDVPKPMAMVGPRPLIWHVMRYYAYFGHTEFILCLGYGAHHIKNFFLNYEETTSNDFVLRGGRTELLSTDIASWTITFAQTGIESPIGERLRRVRHHLDGDEMFLANYADVLTDAPLPEMIDKFARRDAGASMMVVPPQSSFHCVDLGDDGLVGGITAVSDMPLWENGGYFVLRQEVFDHIPEGGDLVADGCAQLAKHGRLVAHQHRGFWKPTDTVKERAALDDAYARGDRPWAVWERDGAGASATGSGNGSGARA, encoded by the coding sequence ATGAAGGTCGTACTGTTCTGCGGCGGCTACGGGCTGCGCATGCGCAGCGGAGCCTCCGACGACGTGCCCAAGCCGATGGCGATGGTCGGCCCGCGGCCGCTGATCTGGCACGTCATGCGCTACTACGCGTACTTCGGGCACACGGAGTTCATCCTGTGCCTCGGGTACGGGGCTCACCACATCAAGAACTTCTTCCTCAACTACGAGGAGACGACGTCCAACGACTTCGTGCTGCGGGGCGGGCGGACCGAGCTGCTGTCCACCGACATCGCCTCCTGGACGATCACGTTCGCGCAGACCGGTATCGAGTCGCCGATCGGGGAGCGGCTGCGCCGGGTGCGGCACCACCTGGACGGCGACGAGATGTTCCTCGCGAACTACGCCGACGTGCTCACCGATGCCCCGCTGCCGGAGATGATCGACAAGTTCGCCCGGCGCGACGCCGGCGCGTCGATGATGGTGGTGCCGCCGCAGTCCTCGTTCCACTGTGTGGACCTGGGCGACGACGGCCTGGTGGGGGGCATCACCGCGGTGAGCGACATGCCGCTGTGGGAGAACGGCGGCTACTTCGTGCTCCGCCAGGAGGTCTTCGACCACATCCCGGAGGGCGGGGACCTGGTCGCCGACGGATGCGCCCAACTGGCCAAGCACGGCCGGCTGGTGGCGCACCAGCACCGCGGCTTCTGGAAGCCGACCGACACCGTGAAGGAGCGGGCCGCGCTCGACGACGCCTACGCCCGGGGCGACCGCCCGTGGGCCGTGTGGGAACGGGACGGCGCGGGGGCGAGCGCGACCGGCAGCGGCAACGGTTCCGGAGCGAGGGCGTGA
- a CDS encoding class I SAM-dependent methyltransferase, whose protein sequence is MTRCRLCGSAALVSVVDLGATPPCESFLAADQLDQPEPAYPLHLRVCTDCWLAQIPPLITPEETFKEYAYFSSFSTSWVEHARTFVADAVQRLGLGADAFVVEVASNDGYLLRHLVDRQIRCLGIEPSVNVGAAARDAGVPTLTEFLDPATGAGVRAEHGPADLVVANNVYAHIPDVVGFTQGLRALVADDGWVSIEVQHLLTLIEENQYDTIYHEHFQYYTVASATRALASGGLTLVDVELLPTHGGSIRLWARPAEVAGEPTRRVADVLDREKAAGLQELSGYTEFSARVAKVRRDLLRFLIEAAERGETVVGYGAPGKGNTLLNHCGIRPDLLPYTVDRNPYKHGRFTPGTRIPILPPEQIAADEPDYVLVLPWNLRAELVEQLSFVHAWGGRLVFPIPELSIVEVKA, encoded by the coding sequence ATGACACGATGCCGACTCTGCGGCTCGGCGGCGCTGGTGAGCGTCGTCGATCTGGGCGCGACGCCGCCGTGTGAGAGCTTTCTCGCCGCGGACCAACTGGACCAGCCGGAGCCGGCGTACCCGCTGCACCTGCGGGTCTGCACCGACTGCTGGCTCGCGCAGATCCCTCCGCTGATCACGCCGGAGGAGACGTTCAAGGAGTACGCCTACTTCTCTTCCTTCTCGACCTCCTGGGTGGAGCACGCGCGCACGTTCGTCGCCGATGCCGTACAGCGGCTGGGTCTGGGCGCCGACGCCTTCGTGGTCGAGGTCGCGAGCAACGACGGGTACCTGCTGCGGCACCTGGTGGACCGCCAGATCCGCTGCCTCGGCATCGAGCCCTCGGTGAACGTCGGCGCCGCGGCGCGGGACGCGGGTGTGCCCACGCTCACGGAGTTCCTGGACCCGGCCACCGGCGCCGGCGTCCGCGCCGAGCACGGCCCGGCGGACCTGGTCGTGGCCAACAACGTGTACGCGCACATCCCCGACGTGGTCGGGTTCACCCAAGGGCTGCGCGCCCTGGTCGCCGACGACGGCTGGGTCTCCATCGAGGTGCAGCACCTGCTGACCCTGATCGAGGAGAACCAGTACGACACGATCTACCACGAGCACTTCCAGTACTACACGGTCGCGTCCGCGACCCGGGCGCTGGCGAGCGGCGGGCTCACGCTCGTGGACGTCGAGCTGCTGCCCACGCACGGCGGCTCCATCCGGCTGTGGGCCCGGCCGGCCGAGGTGGCCGGCGAGCCGACCCGGCGGGTGGCCGACGTGCTGGACCGGGAGAAGGCCGCCGGACTGCAGGAGCTGTCCGGGTACACCGAGTTCTCCGCCCGGGTGGCCAAGGTGCGCCGGGACCTGCTGCGGTTCCTCATCGAGGCCGCCGAGCGCGGCGAGACGGTCGTCGGTTACGGCGCCCCGGGCAAGGGCAACACCCTGCTCAACCACTGCGGCATCCGGCCCGACCTGCTCCCGTACACGGTCGACCGCAACCCCTACAAGCACGGCAGGTTCACCCCGGGCACCCGCATCCCGATCCTGCCGCCCGAGCAGATTGCCGCAGACGAACCGGACTACGTCCTGGTCCTCCCGTGGAACCTGCGGGCCGAACTGGTCGAGCAGTTGTCCTTCGTGCACGCCTGGGGCGGCCGGCTCGTCTTTCCGATACCGGAACTGAGCATTGTCGAGGTCAAGGCATGA